One Salvia splendens isolate huo1 chromosome 12, SspV2, whole genome shotgun sequence genomic window carries:
- the LOC121756823 gene encoding protein DETOXIFICATION 48-like, with amino-acid sequence MCNPKPSSPSSFLSPSNKNHFINPTKIMDADYSDADDELLRWPSMSEVLEEMKEIGKISCPTAMTGLILYSRAMISMLFLGYLGELELAGGSLSIGVANITGYSVISGLAMGMEPIASQACGAKQMKVLGLTLHRTILLLLAAAVPITVMWLNMRTILLWCNQDEEISSVAHTFIVYAIPDLFFLAFLHPLRIYLRCQGITLPVSYCSFASVFFHVPLNYLLVEYFSMGVAGVALAMALTNLNLVLLLCAYVYFSGVYEDSWVGPSRDCLRGWSALVGLAVPTCVSVCLEWWWYELMIILCGLLPNPKATIASMGILIQTTSLIYVFPSSLSLGVSIRVGNELGAGRPARARLAAAVALLCAAAMGVAAMVFAIWMRGKWGRLFTDDAGILELTAAALPIAGICELGNCPQTTGCGVLRGSARPTVGANINLGSFYLVGMPAAFVMGFWLRRGFPGLWLGLLAAQASCAVLMLAVLGRTDWRAQVARAEALAASASATAAQNNNNILPVCAAELAVISVCENDHTAAAAAAETNPLIINTQTLH; translated from the exons aTGTGCAATCCCAAGCCTTCTTCCCCTTCCTCCTTCCTCTCTCCCTCCAATAAAAACCACTTCATCAACCCCACCAAGATCATGGATGCTGATTATTCCGACGCCGACGACGAACTTCTTCGATGGCCTAGCATGTCTGAG GTCCTTGAAGAAATGAAGGAGATAGGCAAAATTTCATGCCCCACAGCCATGACAGGGCTAATCCTCTACTCAAGGGCCATGATCTCAATGCTCTTCCTGGGCTACCTTGGCGAGCTGGAGCTTGCCGGGGGCTCCCTGTCCATCGGAGTAGCCAACATCACCGGCTACTCCGTCATCTCTGGCCTGGCGATGGGCATGGAGCCCATCGCTAGCCAGGCCTGTGGTGCGAAGCAGATGAAGGTCCTGGGCCTGACTCTCCACCGCaccatcctcctcctcctcgccgcCGCGGTCCCCATCACAGTGATGTGGCTCAACATGAGGACTATTCTACTTTGGTGCAACCAAGACGAGGAGATATCGTCTGTGGCTCACACATTCATTGTTTACGCCATCCCCGACCTCTTTTTTCTCGCGTTTCTCCACCCGCTCCGGATCTATCTCCGCTGCCAGGGTATCACATTGCCTGTCAGCTATTGTTCGTTTGCTTCTGTTTTCTTCCACGTCCCTCTGAACTACCTCCTGGTCGAGTATTTCTCGATGGGGGTGGCCGGAGTGGCGCTGGCGATGGCGCTCACTAATCTCAACCTCGTCCTTTTGCTCTGCGCCTATGTTTACTTCTCCGGCGTCTACGAGGATTCCTGGGTGGGCCCGAGCCGGGACTGCTTGCGTGGCTGGTCGGCGCTGGTGGGGCTGGCCGTGCCGACGTGTGTGTCTGTGTGTTTGGAGTGGTGGTGGTACGAGCTAATGATAATTCTATGTGGTTTGCTCCCGAATCCGAAGGCGACGATTGCTTCGATGGGGATTTTGATTCAGACGACCTCTTTGATTTATGTGTTTCCTTCTTCCTTGAGTCTCGGCGTCTCGATTCGAGTCGGGAACGAGCTCGGGGCCGGGCGCCCGGCGCGAGCCAGGCTCGCTGCGGCGGTGGCGCTTCTCTGCGCGGCGGCGATGGGGGTGGCGGCGATGGTGTTCGCGATTTGGATGAGGGGGAAGTGGGGGAGGCTTTTCACGGACGACGCCGGAATTTTGGAGCTGACGGCGGCGGCATTGCCGATCGCCGGGATCTGCGAGCTCGGGAACTGCCCGCAGACGACCGGGTGCGGCGTGCTGCGCGGCAGCGCGCGGCCGACGGTCGGGGCGAACATCAATTTGGGCTCGTTTTACCTCGTCGGGATGCCAGCGGCGTTCGTGATGGGGTTCTGGCTGCGCCGCGGCTTCCCGGGGCTGTGGCTCGGGCTGCTCGCGGCGCAGGCCTCGTGCGCCGTGCTGATGCTGGCAGTGCTCGGGCGCACGGACTGGAGGGCACAGGTCGCGAGGGCGGAAGCCCTCgcagcctccgcctccgccaccGCCGCGCAGAATAATAATAACATTCTGCCAGTCTGCGCGGCGGAGCTGGCGGTGATTAGTGTGTGTGAAAATGATCATACCGCCGCCGCGGCGGCGGCTGAAACGAATCCGCTCATCATAAATACACAAACATTGCATTGA